From Bordetella flabilis, the proteins below share one genomic window:
- a CDS encoding fumarate hydratase C-terminal domain-containing protein, producing MAHHELSMPITEAQVRQLRVNDTVTLQRTLYGIRDATQIHMFDRGRTTRLDLNGHAVIHTAPNVRKVPVSDDFPAGYQPVCIGTTTSDRMERFTQPLMAQYGVRLIIGKGGLRQASQDAFRELGGAYLAIIGGTAALETTWIERIEDVDLDDLNPESLWRFRIRDFGPLLVAMDSHGGSLYDTVKQDTADRRAAVLASLGVAAS from the coding sequence ATGGCCCATCATGAACTCAGCATGCCCATCACCGAGGCGCAGGTCCGCCAACTGCGCGTGAACGATACGGTGACCTTGCAACGCACGCTCTACGGCATCCGCGACGCGACGCAAATCCATATGTTCGATCGTGGGCGTACCACGCGCCTGGACTTGAACGGGCACGCGGTCATCCACACGGCGCCCAATGTACGCAAGGTCCCGGTCAGCGACGACTTTCCGGCAGGCTACCAGCCGGTCTGCATCGGGACGACCACCTCCGACCGCATGGAGCGCTTCACGCAACCGCTCATGGCGCAGTATGGCGTGCGGCTGATCATCGGCAAGGGCGGGCTGCGCCAGGCGTCCCAGGACGCCTTCCGGGAACTGGGCGGCGCCTACCTGGCCATCATCGGCGGCACGGCGGCGCTGGAGACCACCTGGATCGAGCGGATCGAGGATGTCGACCTGGACGACCTGAACCCGGAATCGCTGTGGCGCTTCCGCATACGCGATTTCGGTCCCTTGCTGGTCGCCATGGACAGCCATGGCGGCAGCCTCTACGACACGGTCAAGCAGGACACCGCGGATCGCCGCGCGGCCGTGCTGGCCAGCCTCGGAGTCGCCGCATCATGA
- a CDS encoding fumarate hydratase codes for MKPDLAAVEEAAKALYIRALKMLPPDIKQGIDTLASRERSEVARGVLETMRTNIRVAEDNDNLLCQDTGIPIYNVSIGRDVDVDGHALKEAIRKGCERATREHPLRSSVVHPLTRRNNHTSCGIEVPVIHIDFDDTPERLSIEMIPKGSGSENNSFLKMAVPAEGVDAIKTFVVDCVIAAGGKTCPPTIVGVGVGGTSDLCVALAKRAATRPLGSHCEDPEGAALEAALSEAVNQLGVGPQGLGGDGTAFAVHIELAATHITMNPVAVNMQCHSARRSRAVFTPQGTAYGF; via the coding sequence ATGAAGCCAGACCTCGCGGCGGTCGAAGAAGCCGCCAAAGCACTCTACATCCGCGCGCTCAAGATGCTGCCGCCCGATATCAAGCAGGGCATCGACACCCTGGCCTCGCGCGAGCGCTCCGAAGTCGCCCGCGGCGTGCTTGAGACCATGCGTACCAATATCCGTGTGGCGGAGGACAACGACAACCTGCTGTGCCAGGACACGGGGATACCGATCTACAACGTCTCCATCGGGCGCGACGTGGATGTGGACGGCCATGCCCTGAAAGAGGCCATCCGCAAGGGCTGCGAACGGGCCACGCGGGAACACCCGCTGCGTTCATCGGTGGTGCATCCGCTGACGCGCCGCAATAACCATACGTCATGCGGCATCGAGGTGCCGGTGATCCACATCGACTTCGACGACACGCCCGAGCGGCTGTCCATCGAGATGATCCCCAAGGGCAGCGGCTCGGAGAATAATTCCTTCCTGAAGATGGCGGTGCCGGCCGAAGGCGTGGACGCCATCAAGACTTTCGTCGTGGACTGCGTCATCGCCGCCGGCGGCAAGACCTGTCCGCCGACCATCGTTGGGGTAGGGGTGGGCGGCACGTCCGACCTGTGCGTGGCGCTGGCCAAGCGCGCCGCCACCCGGCCCCTGGGCAGCCATTGCGAGGACCCGGAGGGCGCCGCCCTGGAAGCCGCCTTGTCCGAGGCCGTCAACCAACTGGGCGTCGGGCCGCAGGGCCTGGGCGGCGATGGCACCGCCTTTGCCGTGCATATCGAGCTGGCGGCCACGCACATCACCATGAACCCGGTCGCCGTGAACATGCAATGCCATTCGGCGCGCCGCTCGCGCGCGGTCTTCACGCCCCAGGGCACCGCCTACGGATTCTGA